In Ruminococcaceae bacterium BL-6, a genomic segment contains:
- a CDS encoding Recombinase family protein: MMRVAAYCRVSTDREDQANSFESQRRYFGEYIEKNPDWELYEIYADEGISGTGTKKRRQFNRMISDAENGCFGLIVTKEVSRFARNTLDALQYTRELKRRGVGVLFLNDGINTLDPDAELRLTIMSSIAQEESRKTSERVKWGQRRRMEQGVVFGRDLLGYRVYGGKLYLREDEAETVRLIFRKFVLEGKGAYVIARELEEAGIRPAAHMKRWSHTAVLRILRNEKYCGDLIQKKTYTPDYLNHEKKRNRGEEELVVLRGHHPPIVGRALFGRAQAELRRRSNGAAAGTKHSARCCFSGKIRCACGSSYVSRAKKRKDGSVYRAWRCYEAVNRGSRKAGAPGKQVGCDSPTLNEEDLKELLRRAFRELPFDWAAAADSVCRAVAAELEESGPDADAAREKRKRENLERKKQALIELYASGEIGASDFRRAKERCEGEALRLAREEEEHCARSARAKQRESLPGQIRGKVSALLSGEVWDETFYRDILERIAVGENHRLDVSFSGLPGARGFLLFDCARIGAEWKKVPQAFRELLRRHIGTPAGTEELGHLEMVGTIVYQLTRNLTPEQIKEAGFDAYFVDHTTGIYPSDASGTPFTAAALAVSGDPIADLHEDLAAEQKARLTYDNILRFCDDPDVKDPIRFLRQREVVHYQRFGEGLRITTDHLDSKNFYAFNPSFDKKSNS, encoded by the coding sequence ATGATGCGCGTCGCGGCGTACTGCAGGGTATCGACGGACCGGGAGGATCAGGCGAATTCGTTCGAGAGCCAGAGAAGATATTTTGGGGAGTACATCGAGAAGAACCCGGATTGGGAGCTGTATGAGATCTATGCGGACGAGGGGATTTCCGGCACCGGGACGAAGAAGCGCAGGCAGTTCAACCGGATGATCTCCGACGCGGAAAACGGATGCTTCGGCCTGATCGTGACAAAAGAGGTCAGCCGGTTCGCGCGCAACACGCTGGACGCCTTACAGTACACCCGGGAGCTGAAGCGGCGGGGCGTGGGCGTCCTGTTCCTGAACGACGGGATCAATACCCTCGACCCGGATGCGGAGCTGCGCCTCACGATCATGTCCTCCATTGCGCAGGAGGAGAGCCGCAAGACCTCCGAGCGCGTCAAGTGGGGCCAGCGCCGCCGCATGGAGCAGGGCGTCGTTTTTGGGCGCGACCTGCTGGGCTACCGGGTCTACGGCGGGAAGCTGTATCTTCGGGAGGACGAGGCCGAAACGGTTCGGCTGATCTTCCGCAAGTTCGTGCTGGAGGGGAAAGGGGCCTATGTCATCGCCCGCGAGCTGGAGGAGGCCGGAATCCGGCCCGCCGCGCACATGAAGCGGTGGTCGCACACGGCGGTCCTGCGCATCCTGCGCAACGAAAAATACTGCGGCGACCTGATCCAGAAAAAAACGTACACCCCGGATTATCTGAACCACGAGAAAAAGCGCAACCGCGGCGAGGAGGAGCTTGTCGTGCTCCGCGGCCATCATCCGCCCATCGTCGGCCGCGCGCTGTTCGGCCGGGCGCAGGCGGAGCTTCGGCGGCGGTCGAACGGCGCGGCCGCGGGAACGAAGCATTCCGCGCGCTGCTGCTTTTCCGGGAAAATCCGGTGCGCGTGCGGAAGCTCCTACGTTTCGCGCGCCAAAAAGCGGAAGGATGGAAGCGTGTACCGCGCGTGGCGCTGCTACGAGGCGGTAAACCGGGGAAGCCGGAAGGCCGGCGCGCCCGGGAAGCAGGTGGGATGCGACAGCCCGACCCTGAACGAGGAGGATTTGAAAGAGCTGCTGCGGCGTGCCTTCCGGGAGCTTCCCTTCGACTGGGCGGCCGCCGCCGATTCCGTCTGCCGGGCCGTGGCAGCCGAGCTGGAGGAATCGGGGCCGGACGCGGATGCGGCCCGGGAAAAACGGAAGCGGGAAAATCTGGAACGGAAGAAGCAGGCGCTGATCGAGCTGTATGCTTCCGGCGAGATCGGCGCTTCCGATTTCCGCCGGGCGAAGGAGCGGTGCGAAGGGGAAGCCCTCAGGCTTGCGCGGGAGGAAGAGGAGCACTGTGCCCGGAGCGCCCGCGCAAAACAGCGGGAATCCCTGCCCGGACAGATCCGGGGAAAGGTGTCCGCCCTCCTGAGCGGGGAAGTCTGGGATGAGACGTTTTACCGGGACATTCTGGAAAGAATCGCCGTCGGGGAAAACCACAGGCTGGATGTCTCCTTTTCGGGCCTGCCGGGGGCAAGGGGGTTCCTTCTGTTCGACTGCGCGCGCATCGGCGCCGAATGGAAAAAGGTTCCGCAGGCGTTCCGGGAGCTTCTGCGCCGTCATATTGGGACGCCCGCAGGTACGGAAGAACTGGGCCATCTGGAAATGGTGGGCACCATCGTTTACCAGCTGACACGCAACCTGACGCCGGAACAGATCAAGGAGGCCGGGTTCGACGCTTATTTTGTCGACCACACGACGGGAATCTACCCGAGCGACGCTTCCGGAACCCCGTTCACCGCGGCCGCTTTGGCGGTGTCGGGCGACCCCATCGCCGACCTGCATGAGGACCTGGCAGCAGAGCAAAAGGCGCGTTTGACCTACGACAACATCCTGCGCTTCTGCGACGACCCGGATGTCAAGGACCCGATCCGCTTCCTGCGCCAGCGCGAGGTCGTGCATTACCAGCGCTTCGGCGAAGGGCTGCGCATCACCACCGACCATCTGGATTCCAAAAACTTTTACGCGTTCAATCCCTCGTTTGACAAAAAGAGCAATTCCTGA
- a CDS encoding Transcriptional regulator — protein MRLRKQALGNRNLVGSRVEAARKNQGMKQKELLAQLQVNGVDMNASGLSKLEGQIRYVTDFELAALSNILNVSVDWLLGKED, from the coding sequence TTGAGATTACGCAAACAAGCGCTTGGCAACCGCAATTTAGTCGGATCCCGTGTCGAAGCTGCGCGAAAAAATCAAGGTATGAAGCAGAAGGAGCTTTTGGCTCAGCTTCAGGTAAACGGCGTGGACATGAACGCGTCGGGATTATCAAAACTGGAGGGGCAAATCCGCTACGTCACCGATTTCGAACTCGCGGCCCTATCGAACATTCTGAACGTTTCGGTCGACTGGCTGCTGGGAAAAGAAGACTGA
- a CDS encoding Calcium-transporting ATPase 1, producing the protein MDWQSLSREECVKRVKTDPKSGLEPRQILERQERYGKNELTQAKPKSLFARFMAQFSDFMVIVLLIAAAISFATSLVRHDSDYIDSIIILLIVIVNAVTGVIQESRAEKAIEALKKLTSPETHVLRGGRRMTVHSSELVPGDLVFLSEGDFVPADLRILDAHNLRAEESALTGESVPVEKVAEPVFPPETPVGDRRNMLFSGSSLSGGHAVGVAVETGMNTQVGRIAHMINSEETPQTPLQKRLAQTGKVLGIGALAICAVIFVMGLFRSVPPLDMFMIAISLAVAAIPEGLPAVVTIVLAMGIRSMASNRAIVRRMPAVETLGSASVICSDKTGTLTQNKMTVVEVAGADGILAREDPQTIRILELAALCNNCVVTSGKIQGDPTEAALLAASPAPKAELERRSPRVGEIPFSSARKMMTTVHKIGKHQYRIITKGAPDLLLDKCAFCQRGDSTVDLNDTLRRALRGRNDKMASRALRVLGVAYRDVGELPPERDMERGLTFCGFVGMIDPPRPQVAQAVRLCKKAGIRAVMITGDHVATAVAIARQLDMMGPEDAALTGAEMDHMDQKELERDIYRYSVFARVSPEHKVRIVKAYQKRGEVVAMTGDGVNDAPALKTADIGCAMGIAGTDVAKAAADMVMTDDNFATIVEAVREGRGIYENIRKTIHFLISCNIGEILTVFVSFLIGLPLPFLAIQLLWINLVTDSLPALALGVEPIEKDVMEYPPKKQNESIFAGGMGYNILVEGCLIGSLALLAYSVGRVFFDADPSMPVVGRTMSFAVLSLSQLVHSFNMRSQHSLFQAGFFRNPKLVWAAVICTFLQVSVIAIRPLATIFKTAVLSPFQWLVVALISFVPLIVVEIEKSFCEKSTRYREKK; encoded by the coding sequence TTGGATTGGCAGAGTCTTTCAAGAGAAGAATGTGTCAAACGGGTAAAAACGGATCCGAAGAGCGGCCTTGAGCCGCGTCAGATTCTGGAAAGACAGGAGCGATATGGAAAAAACGAACTGACCCAGGCCAAACCGAAAAGTCTGTTTGCCAGATTTATGGCGCAGTTTTCCGATTTTATGGTGATCGTGCTGCTGATTGCGGCGGCGATCTCGTTTGCGACCTCCCTGGTCCGGCACGACAGCGACTATATCGATTCGATCATTATCCTGCTGATCGTCATCGTGAACGCGGTGACCGGGGTCATTCAGGAAAGCCGTGCCGAAAAAGCGATAGAGGCCCTGAAAAAGCTCACCTCTCCGGAAACGCACGTCCTGCGCGGCGGGCGCCGCATGACGGTCCATTCCTCCGAGCTTGTGCCCGGCGACCTTGTCTTCCTTTCGGAGGGGGATTTCGTCCCGGCCGACCTCAGAATCCTGGATGCGCACAACCTCAGGGCGGAGGAATCCGCGCTCACGGGGGAGTCCGTGCCGGTGGAGAAAGTCGCGGAGCCGGTCTTCCCGCCGGAAACGCCGGTGGGGGACAGACGGAACATGCTGTTTTCGGGGAGCAGCCTTTCGGGCGGCCACGCCGTGGGCGTCGCGGTGGAAACCGGGATGAACACCCAGGTGGGCCGCATCGCCCATATGATCAATTCGGAGGAAACGCCGCAGACCCCCCTGCAGAAGCGCCTTGCGCAGACGGGGAAGGTGCTCGGGATCGGCGCCCTCGCGATCTGCGCGGTCATCTTTGTCATGGGGCTGTTCCGCAGCGTTCCGCCGCTCGACATGTTCATGATCGCCATCAGTCTCGCCGTCGCCGCCATCCCGGAGGGACTGCCGGCGGTCGTCACGATCGTGCTTGCGATGGGCATCCGGAGCATGGCGAGCAACCGGGCCATCGTCCGGCGCATGCCCGCGGTGGAAACGCTCGGCAGCGCCAGCGTGATCTGTTCGGATAAAACGGGAACGCTGACCCAGAACAAGATGACCGTGGTGGAGGTCGCCGGCGCGGACGGGATCCTCGCCCGGGAAGACCCGCAGACGATCCGGATTCTGGAGCTTGCCGCCCTGTGCAACAACTGCGTCGTGACCTCGGGAAAAATACAGGGGGACCCCACGGAAGCGGCTCTGCTCGCCGCGTCGCCGGCCCCGAAGGCCGAGCTGGAGCGCCGCAGTCCGCGCGTCGGGGAGATTCCGTTCAGCTCCGCCAGAAAGATGATGACGACGGTACATAAAATCGGGAAGCACCAGTACAGGATCATCACGAAGGGCGCCCCGGACCTGCTTCTGGATAAATGCGCTTTCTGCCAGCGGGGCGATTCCACCGTGGATCTGAACGACACGCTGCGCCGGGCCCTGCGCGGGCGCAACGATAAAATGGCCTCCCGCGCGCTGCGCGTGCTCGGGGTCGCCTACCGCGACGTCGGCGAGCTTCCGCCCGAGCGCGATATGGAGCGCGGCCTGACTTTCTGCGGCTTTGTCGGTATGATCGACCCGCCGCGCCCCCAGGTGGCGCAGGCGGTCCGCCTCTGCAAAAAAGCGGGGATCCGGGCCGTGATGATCACCGGGGACCACGTCGCGACGGCGGTGGCGATCGCAAGGCAGCTCGACATGATGGGGCCGGAGGACGCGGCCCTGACGGGCGCGGAGATGGACCACATGGACCAGAAGGAGCTGGAGCGGGACATCTACCGGTACTCGGTGTTCGCCCGCGTCTCGCCCGAGCATAAGGTTCGCATCGTCAAGGCTTACCAGAAGCGGGGGGAGGTCGTCGCCATGACGGGCGACGGCGTCAACGACGCGCCGGCGCTGAAAACGGCCGATATCGGCTGCGCCATGGGGATCGCCGGCACGGATGTCGCGAAGGCCGCGGCGGATATGGTCATGACGGACGACAACTTCGCCACGATCGTGGAGGCCGTGCGCGAAGGCCGCGGAATTTACGAGAATATCAGGAAGACCATCCATTTCCTCATTTCCTGCAATATCGGAGAGATTCTGACCGTTTTCGTCTCTTTCCTCATCGGGCTGCCCCTGCCGTTTCTGGCCATCCAGCTGCTGTGGATCAACCTCGTGACGGACTCTCTGCCCGCATTGGCGCTGGGTGTGGAGCCGATTGAAAAAGACGTGATGGAGTATCCCCCAAAGAAACAAAATGAGAGCATTTTCGCGGGAGGGATGGGATACAATATTTTGGTGGAGGGCTGTCTCATCGGTTCGCTGGCGCTTCTGGCATACAGCGTCGGCCGGGTCTTCTTCGACGCCGACCCATCCATGCCGGTCGTCGGGCGCACCATGTCGTTTGCGGTGCTCAGCCTTTCCCAGCTCGTCCACAGCTTCAACATGCGTTCTCAGCATTCTTTGTTCCAGGCCGGATTCTTCCGGAACCCAAAGCTTGTCTGGGCGGCCGTGATCTGCACGTTCCTGCAGGTGAGCGTCATCGCGATCCGCCCGCTCGCCACGATTTTCAAAACGGCCGTGTTAAGCCCGTTTCAGTGGCTCGTTGTCGCGCTTATTTCGTTTGTACCGCTGATTGTGGTAGAAATCGAAAAAAGTTTTTGTGAAAAATCAACAAGATATAGAGAGAAAAAATAG
- a CDS encoding conserved protein of unknown function (Evidence 4 : Unknown function but conserved in other organisms), which produces MIENVGTVILLKQKRKLEYYVFGDETEGFGVRIVQKGVELLQAERGGMTKDREQALAFAHRLASGTVFPQHLSNILEDGGFCCLNHSVD; this is translated from the coding sequence ATGATAGAAAACGTAGGAACAGTAATCTTGCTGAAGCAGAAAAGAAAATTGGAGTATTACGTTTTTGGCGACGAAACAGAAGGCTTCGGAGTCAGAATCGTACAGAAGGGGGTGGAACTGTTACAGGCCGAAAGAGGAGGCATGACGAAGGACAGGGAACAGGCCCTGGCCTTTGCGCACAGGCTGGCAAGCGGCACCGTTTTTCCTCAGCATTTATCGAACATTCTGGAAGACGGCGGTTTTTGCTGTTTGAATCACTCCGTCGATTGA
- the ytvI gene encoding Sporulation integral membrane protein YtvI has product MFDKFQLNRLKPLFLFFFFYTISFYLFTITLRFTFPFLAGFLLALILQPLIRLLRDRLHLRPGLASALVTLLAFFVLIGLMVLLGYLLVSEISNLVLKISAIDPASVTTPLNNALDQLSRYADRINADFLQQNQEQLMKLLQNGMGVVTSILNAALHLLTSLPTIFTMFIVMVFSTYFFTKDMSEIKKRTVSMLSNSAVSNIRSASRHSVAMSGRLIGSYLLIYFITFLETLVVFAILRIPYPLVLSIIAGVADILPVLGPGTVYIPLAAMNLFQGNYFTAAALVVCWMLISAIRQVLEPKIVSASIHIHPLCMLAAIYFSLIAGNLWILIYMSLMFVLYQVLKQVGILPSIFPEPEKKPIPPVRQEPEGKNTKL; this is encoded by the coding sequence ATGTTCGATAAATTCCAGCTGAACCGGCTCAAGCCGCTGTTTCTTTTCTTCTTCTTTTATACGATTTCCTTTTATCTTTTCACCATCACCCTACGGTTCACGTTCCCGTTTCTGGCGGGATTCCTGCTGGCGCTGATCCTTCAGCCGCTGATCCGCCTGCTGCGCGACCGGCTGCACCTGCGCCCGGGCCTTGCCTCCGCCCTTGTCACGCTGCTGGCCTTTTTCGTGCTGATCGGCCTGATGGTGCTGCTGGGGTACCTGCTCGTCAGCGAAATCAGCAACCTGGTCCTGAAAATTTCCGCAATCGACCCCGCCTCCGTCACGACCCCGCTCAACAACGCCCTCGACCAGCTGAGCCGCTATGCCGACCGGATCAACGCCGACTTCCTTCAGCAGAACCAGGAGCAGCTCATGAAGCTGCTGCAAAACGGCATGGGCGTGGTCACCTCCATCCTGAACGCCGCGCTGCACCTTCTGACGTCGCTCCCGACCATCTTCACCATGTTCATCGTCATGGTGTTTTCCACCTATTTCTTTACAAAGGATATGTCGGAAATCAAAAAGCGGACGGTATCCATGCTTTCAAATTCCGCCGTCAGCAATATCCGCTCGGCCTCGCGCCACAGCGTCGCCATGAGCGGGCGGCTGATCGGCTCTTATCTGCTGATTTACTTCATCACGTTCCTGGAAACGCTTGTGGTCTTCGCCATCCTGCGCATCCCCTATCCCCTGGTGCTCAGCATCATCGCCGGCGTCGCGGACATCCTGCCCGTGCTCGGCCCTGGCACCGTGTATATCCCGCTGGCCGCGATGAATCTGTTTCAGGGCAACTACTTTACCGCCGCCGCGCTGGTCGTCTGCTGGATGCTGATCTCGGCCATCCGCCAGGTGCTGGAGCCGAAAATCGTTTCCGCCTCCATCCACATCCATCCGCTGTGCATGCTGGCCGCCATTTATTTTTCGCTGATCGCCGGCAACCTTTGGATTTTGATCTACATGAGCCTGATGTTCGTGCTGTACCAGGTGCTCAAGCAGGTGGGGATCCTTCCCTCCATTTTTCCCGAGCCGGAAAAAAAGCCCATTCCGCCCGTCAGGCAGGAACCGGAGGGAAAAAATACAAAACTGTAA
- a CDS encoding GntR family transcriptional regulator has product MFSLDYKSRLPIYEQLYQSITKMSALGGLDANAQLPSVRSLALELGVNPNTVQKAYRLLERDGIIYSVPGKGSFIASDVSALSQQRTMAVEKLDEAIRGAGDCGVTKPEMLERIETYFNGRKPVK; this is encoded by the coding sequence ATGTTCTCCCTGGATTACAAAAGCAGGCTCCCGATTTACGAGCAGCTTTATCAATCCATTACCAAAATGTCTGCGCTGGGCGGCCTTGACGCCAATGCCCAGCTGCCTTCGGTGCGCTCGCTCGCCCTGGAACTGGGGGTGAATCCGAATACGGTGCAGAAAGCCTACCGTTTGCTGGAACGCGACGGGATCATCTACTCGGTTCCCGGAAAGGGTTCTTTCATCGCGTCGGATGTGTCTGCTCTTTCCCAGCAGCGGACCATGGCCGTGGAGAAGCTGGACGAAGCCATCCGCGGCGCGGGCGACTGCGGGGTCACGAAGCCGGAAATGCTCGAGCGGATCGAAACTTATTTTAACGGGAGGAAGCCAGTGAAATGA
- a CDS encoding ABC transporter, whose protein sequence is MIEVKSLLKKFGSAVALNEISFTIGGGSVFGLVGSNGAGKSTLLRTLSGVYRADGGQAEIDGETPFENSRVKNRLFFISDYPYFFAQASLDDMADFYAGIYRNWDQKRYLELCSIFPLDRTSKIINMSKGMQRQAALITALSTRPDYLFLDEIFDGLDPVMRQLLKKLLSSEVSERGMTVVIASHNLRELEDLCDHVGLLHKGGILFERELDSLKLGIHRVQAILKPIPSPEAFEGLDVIQSKIQGSLVNLVIRGRRDEILEKLNRLNPVFIEVLPLTLEEVFISEMEVAGYDIDNILK, encoded by the coding sequence ATGATTGAAGTAAAATCCCTTCTGAAAAAATTCGGTTCGGCGGTTGCGCTGAATGAAATTTCCTTTACCATCGGCGGCGGTTCGGTGTTCGGCCTTGTGGGCAGCAACGGCGCGGGAAAATCCACCCTTCTGCGCACGCTTTCGGGCGTCTACCGGGCGGACGGCGGGCAGGCGGAGATCGACGGGGAAACGCCGTTTGAAAACAGCAGGGTAAAAAACCGCCTGTTTTTCATTTCGGATTATCCGTACTTTTTCGCGCAGGCCAGTCTTGACGACATGGCCGATTTTTACGCCGGTATCTACCGGAACTGGGACCAAAAACGGTACCTGGAGCTGTGCTCCATCTTTCCGCTGGACCGCACGTCGAAGATCATCAACATGAGCAAGGGGATGCAGCGGCAGGCGGCGCTGATCACGGCGCTTTCCACCCGGCCCGACTACCTGTTCCTGGATGAGATCTTCGACGGGCTGGACCCCGTGATGCGCCAGCTTCTGAAAAAGCTGCTTTCCAGCGAGGTTTCGGAGCGCGGCATGACGGTCGTGATCGCGAGCCACAACCTGCGGGAGCTGGAGGACCTGTGCGACCACGTGGGCCTGCTGCACAAGGGCGGCATCCTGTTCGAGCGCGAGCTCGATTCGCTGAAGCTCGGCATCCACCGGGTGCAGGCGATCCTGAAGCCGATACCCTCGCCCGAAGCGTTCGAAGGGCTCGACGTCATCCAGTCGAAAATCCAGGGCTCCCTGGTCAACCTGGTGATCCGCGGCAGGCGGGACGAGATCCTGGAAAAGCTGAATCGGCTGAATCCCGTATTTATCGAGGTGCTTCCCCTGACGCTGGAGGAAGTCTTTATCAGTGAAATGGAGGTGGCCGGCTATGACATCGACAATATCCTCAAATAA
- a CDS encoding ABC transporter permease yields the protein MTSTISSNKPAGEIRAIFGWSVKKRLGLMGLFTGLNFMAMPLILFLALNNAKTNRDLLPANGYTIDLNDVFSACARLVFPLLVLPLSLLLVIILSVLLYGYMHQKRSVDLFHSLPVGRGPLLGGRFLAGVVMLAVPLAVSFLVSLLLCLYFGLDAAQYLPYLGKAFAWILFISVVCFLFSTLMAVCSGTTFDMVISIVVISVTYPLLIVLARMVAGMLLPGLMVKNLLGSVVTTALSPFAAAFIYFVPGEAGIEFGSFGPAFVVWWVFLAAVMAVVTVVLYRKRKSECAESNFAFPLPKIFIRFIATGAAGFACALIFFSALNSDASFWVGLLAGSLAAHIIAEAVYGRGFKGLKRSFVCYGVFLVAFAVYYGILATGAFGFDTRIPTASRVTSVEINVSDIVFSSSGYNGNFQNTEFTVWSKDHKEKVARVQRELKNPASVQKAVSYHKELVSAIRGAGYPYRVSPFSTNGVTFTYHLQDGTTVDRSYPFHTVHELADDKTQEKLNGLMESLQTDKEFRSTGDPIFYLTPDFVKSVTLIPENGGEGTTIVPDRAKIQELIEALREDTLNAKPSTDPGDQKGGGVSIQLDLKPAVPAEGTPLREEIGNYSGEVSLNNIYYYQLNADRFFPKAKKFIEDNGWIKFNS from the coding sequence ATGACATCGACAATATCCTCAAATAAACCGGCGGGGGAAATCCGCGCCATATTCGGGTGGAGCGTGAAAAAGCGGCTCGGCCTGATGGGGCTTTTCACCGGGCTGAACTTTATGGCGATGCCGCTGATCCTTTTTCTCGCGCTGAACAACGCGAAGACAAACCGCGACCTGCTGCCGGCAAACGGCTATACGATCGACCTGAACGACGTGTTTTCCGCCTGCGCGCGCCTGGTCTTTCCCCTGCTGGTTCTTCCGCTTTCGCTGTTGCTCGTCATCATCCTTTCGGTGCTGCTGTACGGATACATGCACCAGAAGCGCAGCGTGGACCTGTTCCACTCCCTGCCGGTCGGGCGTGGCCCGCTTTTGGGCGGCCGCTTTCTGGCCGGCGTGGTGATGCTGGCGGTGCCGCTCGCGGTTTCCTTTTTGGTTTCGCTTCTTCTCTGCCTCTATTTCGGGCTGGATGCGGCGCAGTATCTCCCCTACCTCGGCAAGGCGTTCGCCTGGATCCTGTTCATCTCGGTGGTCTGCTTCCTGTTTTCCACGCTGATGGCGGTATGCAGCGGCACCACGTTCGACATGGTGATCTCCATCGTGGTCATCAGCGTCACCTATCCCCTGCTGATCGTGCTGGCCAGAATGGTCGCGGGGATGCTTCTGCCGGGCCTGATGGTAAAAAATCTGCTCGGCTCGGTGGTGACGACGGCGCTTTCGCCGTTCGCGGCGGCGTTCATCTATTTCGTTCCGGGAGAAGCGGGAATCGAATTCGGCTCGTTCGGGCCGGCCTTTGTGGTCTGGTGGGTGTTCCTCGCCGCCGTGATGGCCGTGGTCACCGTGGTCCTGTACCGCAAAAGGAAGAGCGAATGCGCGGAAAGCAATTTTGCGTTCCCGCTGCCGAAAATCTTCATCCGCTTCATCGCGACCGGTGCGGCCGGGTTTGCCTGCGCGCTGATCTTCTTTTCCGCGCTGAACAGCGACGCGAGCTTCTGGGTCGGCCTGCTGGCCGGCTCCCTTGCGGCCCACATCATCGCGGAAGCGGTCTACGGGCGCGGCTTCAAGGGGCTGAAACGCAGCTTCGTCTGCTACGGGGTTTTCCTTGTGGCCTTCGCGGTGTACTACGGGATTCTGGCGACGGGCGCTTTCGGGTTCGATACCCGCATCCCGACCGCCAGCCGTGTCACGTCAGTGGAAATCAACGTGTCGGATATCGTCTTTTCCTCTTCCGGTTACAACGGAAATTTTCAGAATACGGAATTCACCGTCTGGAGCAAGGATCATAAAGAGAAGGTCGCCCGGGTGCAGCGCGAGCTGAAGAATCCGGCCTCCGTCCAAAAGGCGGTTTCCTACCATAAAGAACTGGTCTCCGCGATACGGGGAGCGGGGTATCCGTACCGGGTCAGCCCCTTTTCCACCAACGGCGTTACGTTTACCTACCACCTGCAGGATGGGACTACCGTGGACCGCTCCTATCCCTTTCACACGGTGCACGAACTGGCCGACGACAAAACTCAGGAAAAGCTGAACGGCCTGATGGAATCGCTGCAGACGGACAAAGAGTTCCGGTCGACCGGGGACCCGATTTTCTACCTTACCCCGGATTTCGTCAAATCAGTCACCCTGATCCCTGAAAACGGCGGCGAAGGCACGACCATCGTCCCGGACCGCGCCAAAATTCAGGAGCTGATCGAAGCGCTGCGCGAGGACACGCTGAACGCCAAGCCGTCAACGGATCCCGGCGACCAGAAGGGCGGCGGCGTCTCGATCCAGCTGGATCTGAAGCCGGCGGTTCCCGCCGAGGGCACGCCCCTGCGGGAAGAGATCGGCAATTACTCCGGCGAGGTCAGCCTGAATAATATTTATTATTATCAGCTGAACGCGGATCGGTTTTTCCCCAAGGCGAAAAAATTCATAGAGGACAACGGATGGATCAAATTCAATTCCTGA